A section of the Kluyveromyces lactis strain NRRL Y-1140 chromosome F complete sequence genome encodes:
- the ULP2 gene encoding SUMO protease ULP2 (some similarities with uniprot|P40537 Saccharomyces cerevisiae YIL031W ULP2 Peptidase that deconjugates Smt3/SUMO-1 peptides from proteins): MSRHKGRSGTVPSNTLSAYDNNRAIVDNSTSKKINNSKPRPINYDLSRFTIPKSKVTTILDDDDLKEETTSSTLRNGESSTAANRSLLESHNDMPGILGSNTHQQPNEITENFTTEGTVKIVSKASKDPVFQLTTALSVTLSRGKDMSSPVLLFQFMKKSKPIQGFSFTLNDQTVRFWYGFKGEGFGVIFPNEKQFLLPNVDRIKTRCLSWMGSLSSSESAKFLQLMEAFEREMCFTGVDVSSDRIFKVKKREIDAMLNEYKASPSTGTNQMVLFPDRYKSDKLFNKCPNSSLNSLHRGKRGSGNGTVIQLPDYKPLTSYQNQTPDETVSQESFYGNQSTSEKTTEHPPFISYVSNLRRVTRSISDNKKHGDVHHTSDELMESENPELFEPTLSYTFNDGSKLSVTNQDFKCLYNNDWINDTILDFFLKFYIEESISDNVISRSEVYLFSSFFYTKLVSTEASKYENVKKWVINSDLFSKKYVVVPVNMNYHWFGCIIVNLDKLKVAIEEQLTKKLTSKGGNLKSPSLSKTEDDRNSNIASAPTNVTADNIELPTVFLLVFDSLRQTHSRLMDAVKEFIISYGRDVHNYDIQREKLKVRTCLVPQQPNMSDCGVHVILNTKKFFEKPKETLDLWFAKSSYNHSKLVNEFFEKKERRFARKTLRDVLLLLQKQQIAAHGISLGQEKNESIEENHSDLEIIEDFEAKEMETDTMEETGETNHPPNHNNMQCTPIEANLNSKAKAPTPNVETSMYFLKSTPSIERCTPNNDNKHEDQLIIVPESSQNSVANKDINLGNKSERDFYQSALLSDDDHRNESDSCADMISSQPPDRANFRDRCPTAELDDIEDSTSDNEKSKVYDISCSQQRCNVPVSPGKLLNEKLKTLSTNTAVTSDAKYSNCRKYQTVSSLIRQSRAIVDKTRDSDSRITRSDDENECGGKSTDSIRKQLSNELRESNTVSLGKSSSSDGGKLHQPNSCSPSKSSSLPSEDLVEEIVEVQPILEKVHSNRKDNKRKIVHLFSNKENKSYGKNPKIPKASFFDQFASK, translated from the coding sequence ATGAGTAGACACAAGGGCAGGTCCGGAACAGTGCCGTCAAACACATTATCAGCATATGATAACAATAGAGCTATAGTAGATAATTCtacttcaaaaaaaatcaatAATTCTAAGCCTCGTCCCATAAACTATGACCTATCAAGATTTACAATACCTAAATCCAAAGTTACGACCATACTTGATGACGATGATCTCAAAGAAGAGACAACTAGTTCTACTCTGCGGAATGGAGAGAGCAGTACCGCTGCTAATAGATCATTGTTAGAGTCACATAATGATATGCCAGGTATTCTTGGTAGCAATACTCACCAACAACCAAATGAAATAACAGAAAATTTTACAACAGAGGGCACAGTCAAAATTGTCAGCAAAGCATCAAAAGACCCTGTCTTCCAGCTGACTACAGCATTAAGTGTTACTCTTTCAAGGGGCAAAGATATGTCAAGCCCAGTGTtacttttccaattcatgAAGAAGTCCAAACCCATACAAGGGTTCTCGTTTACCTTAAATGATCAAACAGTGAGGTTTTGGTATGGCTTCAAAGGTGAAGGTTTCGGCGTAATATTCCCCAATGAAAAACAATTCTTGTTGCCAAATGTAGATAGAATCAAAACGAGATGTCTTTCTTGGATGGGTTCATTAAGTTCTTCAGAGTCTGCAAAGTTTTTACAGCTCATGGAGGcctttgaaagagaaatgtGTTTTACGGGTGTAGATGTATCGTCAGACCGAATATTCAAAGTCAAGAAAAGGGAAATTGATGCAATGCTTAATGAATATAAGGCTTCTCCTAGTACTGGAACAAATCAAATGGTCCTTTTTCCTGATCGGTACAAATCGGATAAACTCTTCAATAAGTGCCCCAACTCGTCACTGAACTCTCTACATAGAGGCAAACGCGGGTCTGGGAATGGCACAGTTATACAGCTTCCCGACTACAAACCGCTGACTTCATATCAGAACCAAACGCCAGACGAGACAGTATCGCAAGAGAGTTTCTATGGGAATCAGTCTACCTCTGAAAAAACCACTGAACATCCACCATTCATTTCTTACGTTTCTAATTTGAGGCGTGTCACAAGGTCCATATCTGATAACAAAAAACATGGCGATGTACATCATACATCTGATGAACTCATGGAAAGTGAAAACCCGGAGTTATTTGAACCCACCTTATCTTATACTTTCAATGATGGTTCCAAACTCTCGGTAACTAACCAGGACTTCAAATGTTTGTACAATAATGATTGGATAAATGATACAATTTTGGACTTTTTCCTAAAGTTTTATATTGAAGAATCGATAAGCGACAACGTAATATCGCGATCCGAAGTCTActtattttcttctttcttctacACTAAGCTTGTAAGTACAGAAGCAAGCAAATATGAAAACGTAAAGAAATGGGTAATTAACTCAGATCtgttttccaagaaatacGTCGTAGTTCCAGTGAATATGAATTATCATTGGTTCGGATGCATAATTGTAAATTTGGACAAGTTGAAGGTAGCCATAGAAGAGCAGTTAACCAAAAAGCTTACATCAAAAGGAGGTAATCTTAAATCACCTTCGCTCTCAAAAACTGAGGATGACCGAAACTCAAATATAGCAAGTGCTCCTACGAATGTCACTGCAGATAATATCGAGTTACCTACTGTATTCCTTTTAGTCTTTGATTCTCTACGACAAACGCATTCAAGATTAATGGACGCTGTGAAAGAATTTATTATTTCATACGGCAGAGACGTTCATAATTACGatattcaaagagaaaagcTCAAAGTAAGAACATGCCTTGTACCACAGCAACCCAATATGAGTGATTGTGGTGTCCATGTGATATTAAATACTAAGaaattttttgaaaaaccGAAAGAAACGCTCGATTTGTGGTTTGCAAAGTCGTCCTACAACCACTCTAAACTGGTAAAcgaattctttgaaaagaaagaacgCCGTTTTGCAAGGAAAACCTTAAGAGATGTCTTATTACTTCTCCAAAAGCAACAAATAGCCGCCCATGGGATATCATTGGGccaagaaaagaatgaaagCATAGAAGAGAATCATAGTGATTTGGAGATTATAGAAGATTTTGAGGCAAAAGAGATGGAAACCGACACTATGGAAGAAACAGGAGAGACCAATCATCCACCTAATCATAATAATATGCAATGCACTCCAATCGAGGCAAATCTGAATAGCAAAGCAAAAGCGCCTACACCAAATGTCGAGACTTCCATGTACTTCTTGAAATCCACACCATCAATCGAAAGATGTACTCCaaacaatgataataaGCATGAGGACCAACTGATTATAGTTCCAGAATCATCCCAAAATAGTGTTGCAAATAAAGATATTAATCTCGGAAATAAATCTGAAAGAGATTTTTATCAGTCTGCGCTTTTAAGTGATGATGACCATCGAAATGAATCAGATTCATGTGCCGATATGATTTCAAGTCAACCACCAGATAGGGCAAACTTTAGGGATCGATGTCCTACGGCGGAATTGGATGACATTGAAGATTCAACTTCTGATAATGAAAAGTCCAAGGTTTATGACATTTCTTGTTCACAACAGAGATGTAATGTGCCAGTTTCACCTGGGAAGCTGTTGAATGAGAAGCTGAAAACTTTGAGTACCAACACTGCGGTTACAAGTGATGCTAAATATTCGAATTGTAGGAAATATCAGACCGTTTCTTCGTTGATCAGACAGTCACGTGCAATTGTGGATAAAACGAGAGATTCTGACTCTAGAATTACACGctctgatgatgaaaatgaatgTGGCGGAAAATCTACTGACTCTATAAGGAAACAACTCTCCAATGAACTGCGAGAATCAAATACCGTGAGTTTGGGTaaatcatcgtcatctGACGGTGGCAAACTACATCAACCTAACAGCTGTAGTCCTTCTAAAAGCTCCTCTCTTCCGTCAGAGGATttggttgaagaaattgtgGAAGTACAACCTATTCTTGAGAAAGTTCATTCCAACAGAAAGGATaacaaaaggaaaattgTCCATCTCTTCAgcaataaagaaaataaatCTTACGGCAAAAATCCCAAAATACCCAAAGCCAGCTTTTTCGATCAATTTGCATCTAAATAG